The Carassius gibelio isolate Cgi1373 ecotype wild population from Czech Republic chromosome B5, carGib1.2-hapl.c, whole genome shotgun sequence genome segment gatggttgtgcatgagtcccttgtttgttctgaacagttaaactgagcagcgttcttcagaaaaatctttaaggtcctgcagattcttcagttttccagtatctttgcatatttcaaccctttccagcagtgactttatgattttgagatgcatcttttcacactgaggacatttgagggactcaaacacaactatttaaaaagattcaaacattcactgatgctccagaaggaaacaagatgcattaagaaaacttttgaacacaatgaagatggccaaatttttcttattttgttgaaatataattgttttccatttagttctgcccttcttaagcaacagaagatacttgtatgtttcccggtacacaaattaagtacaatttaccttgatcttcaaattcctaAAGTTTttaccccccagctcttaatgcatcttgtttccttctgaagcatcagtgaatgttggaatctttttaaatatttgggtttgagtccctcaaatgtcctcaatgTGAaaggatgtatctcaaaatcatacagtcactgctggaaagggttcagatatgcaaagatgctgtaaaaaataaagtgaagtaatttttcaagcatttactttttattttaaatgcaaataaaagtaaaaatagtacaataaaaaaaagtaaaattgttttttatataaattagacattttgacTAGACATAAGAAGTATTTGGTaagatttagaattttttttttttttttttttttttttttttgcagtggaccTATGAATTTAACATGATTTACTGAGTTAAAATAATCAACAGCActccattttctgttttaatgtcaggAAATAAAGTTGATACCCATGTAGTGGAGTTGGAGGATTTAGATGAGAGCAGATCTGAGAAAGAAGGTAATGGCGTAGACATGGGGCAACAAATAGAAGAGGAAACGGCCAGTAAAGCCTCCAgagcagaatcagatcctgatttATCGTCAAATAGTGAAATCGATGACACTGTCTTGGATGAGGACTATACACCTGAGAAAGATGACAGCCCAGATAATGGTAGTGATACAGACACAGCTCAAGGAGCTGTCAGTGAAGGAGATGCAGGAGATGTACTTGAAACTTCTGCTGTTCAACGTCATAGGCGCCCAAGGCCAGATATGTGGACGAGAGAACTGATAAAGGAGAAGCGTCTTAAGGGGGAGAATTAGAAGAATCCAATGGGACAGGAGAGACCCCCAAAGACCATGGGCCCACCCTACACATCACATCACTGCTTAAAGTCAGAGAAACTGATTGAATAGCATGGAACAGATATCTTCAACAATTTCTGGTCCATGCCTTTCTGGGAGACACGCAAGCTGTATATCCAGACTCTAGTCCAAAATGTgcccataaaacagaagaaaggtgGTGTTGCATCTTGGAGAACAACGTCCCTATTATACCACCTGCAACTGGCAGATAGACGTAAACTACCTGTGTGTAAGaatcttttctgttcaacacttTGCATCGCCCCCAGAACCATCGGATCATGGTTAAAATCCAAAACTGATCCGTGTAAACCCGAGATCAACAAGACTGGCCCATGTGTGCCCATATCAGATGTTGACCAGACCTTCCTGAAAGAATGGCTCTCTGGACTGCCTACAGTCCCATCCCATTACTGCCGTCAGGACAAATTACACATCTTGGTTATATTTAGGAGAATAAAAAAACTTTGGTTATGTTTGCACAGCACCTAAGTGGAACTTTGATTAAGGGTAGAAAAGGAAAACAGTGGTTAAGGTTAGACATTAATAAGAAACAACTTGGTTAGGGTTCACAAGTTACACATCTTGGCTACATTTAGGAGAGTAAAACAAGTTTtgttatgtttgcattttatatgtaAGAGAAAGTCATGGCATATTCTGCCTAAGTCACTTTTATTGGTTAGGCAATTGATGATGGatctttttgtttttgcatacttgttcacacatctggttgaatgtactgttataatatcaataaaaaataacaatgtgatttctaaaaaatttgttttttcttgtttaccaaaaacattgaaatataacttttatcaATTATGATATGAGACTAacgataatatatatttatatatacaaaagagttaaatgcacagtcagaattcctcagtgttctcttgttcattttacttaacaacaaacacatgcaaccacaacaggcataagcttatttgaaggcaaaatataaaacaatattgcaacctggagaaaaaaagaagaaaaaaaaaaaaacttgaaaaaaactttaggCTAGATTTAACCCCGagtcacaatttataaaaaagtttaagactatttggcctaatgttttctattttactaaacaacaaacacaatcattctattattgcatatcaattctaaacactgtaaatattcatctcaggcatcatcttaattttgctttaatgtgaacatgattaatgttacctaagtctgtaaaatatttcaggatactttagaaccacgctacagggcttttattttgaaacgcaCTGTTGTAGGCGGGATATCTGCAATCTGTTTTGCATCTCATGAATAGGAGTTTCTactagtaataatacaattatagagctctgtaattggaattgttactagtaagaattgaattaaagagctctctaattcagtttttactagtaacaattacaattagagagctctataattcagtttttactagtaacaattgaattagagagctctctagtggaattgcagagctctgcaattggattattactagtaacaactgaattacagagctctgcaattgtattcttactagtaataaatgaattgtagagctctctaattggaattgttactagtaaaaattgaattatagagctctttaattcagttgttactagtaagaatacaattgcagagctctataattcaattagagagctctacaatcataattgttactagtaaaaattgaattatagagctctataattgtaattgttactagtaaaaattaaattatagagctctttaattgaattgttactagtaaaaatataattaggacGAGTAACGCTGGAACGTTTTTTTGCTGAAACGGCCTCCCatattgacttccattcatttttaattatagagctctttaattgaattgttactagtaaaaatataattaggacGAGTAACGCTGGAACGTTTTTTTGCTGAAACGGCCTCCCatattacagagctctctaattgaattgttactagtaacaattatgattagagagctctgtaattcaattgttactagtaacaattacgattagagagctctctaattcaattgttactagtaacaattgaattagagagctctgtaattcaattatagagctctgcaattacacatatctttaatgtgtatttttactagtaataaatcaattgaagagctctgtaattcaattgttactagtaagaattcaattagagagctctataatgataattgttactagtaataattcaattagagagctctataattgtaattgttactagtaagaattcaattagagagctctataattgtaattgttactagtaagaattcaattagagagctctataatcataattgttactagtaacaattgaattacagagctctataattgtaattgttactagtaacaattcaattagagagctctataatccgaattgttactagtaacaattgaattgcagagctctataattaaaaatgaatggaagtcaatggagacatatgactagtaataaatgaattgtagagctctctaattggaattgttactagtaacaattgaattagagagctctataatcataattgttactagtaaaaattcaattagagagctctataattgtaattgttactagtaagaattcaattagagagctctataattgtaattgttactagtaagaattcaattagagagctctataattgtaattgttactagtaacaattgaattatagagctctataattgtaattgtaactagtagaaattaaattatagagctctttaattgaattgttactagtaaaaatataattacgacgagtaacgctgggacgtttttatgctgaaagggCCTCCCATACCTTTGAGGggtttaaggaatagttcacaatcACAAATGACAATTTTCTGAAATTACCAACATGCATGCCATCCTACATGTAGATAATTTTGTTTATTCGTTGgaagataatttgagaaatgtACTATTATGTCACTTGCTCGCCAGTGGACcctctgcagcgaatgggtgccgtcagaatgagagtccaaacaactgataaaaatagtccatcaattaacatcttgttaagtgaaaagctgcatgtttgtaagaaagtAATTAATCAGTTAggtgttttaacttcaaaccttcATCTCTGGCCAAAAACATAATCCATGGTACTGGTTCTTCCAGTGAAAAAGCAGAAAAGAGAAAAACGGAAATCTCCCGTTCCTCTCTTACTGTAGTCTAACAACATAATTGTTTAGAATTGTTTTTGCTTGTTCTGTGCATAGTTCTCTCCTAATAtaggttttaatacatttttttactgtaGTTATTGCAAGCATACAACTTTTCACTTAACAAGATGTTACAGATTATAgatgttgtggattattgtggtgttttaatCACCAATTTAGACTcccattttgacggcacccataggatccattgatgagcaagtaatGTTTATTTCTCCAAATACGTTTTGATAAAGAAGCATATagaatctacatcttggattgcctggagttgaaaaaaaatgaagcaaaTTTTCTATTTCTTTAATAATGCAGTTGTATAACATTTGTTGTTCACTTGTCTAATTTCAGGTCAGAGAGACTGAGTCTTCAACAGAGGAGAGCGATCGATCTTTCACTCCGCAGAAGTCCGGCCATCAGAATCACAAACCTAAAGGCAGATCTCCCATGGGGCCTCCATCATGGGTTCCTGGTTTTCCACCTGGACCCCCACCAGGACCTCACTTCCAAAAAGTGAATATTTAACATCTCTGTGGCACAGTCTTTTCTTGTTTTGAAATGCAGTATTTAACATTGCAAAGCGATTCGCTAGCTTGTCAGATAAGTTGTTTTTATATTGCACCACACAAAAAAACTAAGACATTGTTCTCTCCAGATGGATGGCAGACGATCAGAAGGTCCTGGAGCTTTCTTCCCTGGATGGCCTCCAATGATTCCACCCGGTCCTCCAGTAAGAAGCAGCTGGAAATGTTCTTATATAAAAAGTGATCTAGTAAAGGCATTAACAAACACAGCTTAAAATGGggcaaattaactaaaatatgaatttattgttGGCCCAGATGATCCCACCACCTCCACCAATGAGTCCAGACTCTTTAGAGGATGATGAGGCTTTGGGCAGTATGCTTATTTCCTGGTACATGAGTGGCTATCACACGGGATACTATTTGGTACAGTTTTACTATTTGTTACTTGTCATTAACAAATGTTGTCTTCTGCACCTGCTTTGTTGGTTTTAAACTTAAACTCTTGTCTCATTCACAGGGTTTAAAACAAGGTCGTAGAGAGGCTGCGGCATCCAAGAAATCACATCGGAAATAAAGACCCAGCGGTTGGTTTTTATTAACCTTAGAATTTTTACAAATTGCTTTGACTTGTTCGAATTTCTGATTTAGGTTCACTATTACTTTTTTCCATTTAGAGTCGAATATGAATGTGATTCTGCAGCAGGCTTGATTCCGATTtctattttgtattgtttgtaaataaataaaagtaattgtgcttttttttccaaagtgtgtgtgtgtattaacattaattttattacaaatcattttgggatctttatcaagcattacaaaattacatttcattctgATTTCATTAGCATTAATTTGCTGAATGTCATTGATATGGATGAAGTAAAAAAGATTTCAAGGTCACAGTATTTTGGCTTTATTATTTCAACCAacctatttaaattgtaattgggTGAAATTTTGTATTGTGAAAGGAATATACAACACTGGGGGAATTGTGTAAGTTGGCATCTCATTTAACAAACTCTTCCTCCTTGCCATATCTGGTATGGGCTTTAGTTTTGAATGGTTTGCCTCATGTGAAATCCATCTTAGAGGACTGATGATCTCCTTAtcaattgattaatatttttgtcaagTTGCAGCTGGGGATTGCCACATATGAAGCTGGACCAAAGCTGTATCTGGTGCAGTGTCTGGTAACCTTGGCATGAGCACCTGAGACACAAACAGGAAAGAAAATTCagaaagattagcatagctgtgcaatcgattttcatGTTTGTCCATACTGTTACAGAGAAACTATATATACATCAGTACATCAAACTgatttttcttcatataatgcAGCAGATTTCTTCCATTATGCTCCAAAAAGTTATTCATGGTATCTCTTCTCAACCTGCCAATAAAAACATGATCATGGCATGAGTTCATAAGGACATGAGAATTAAAGCACTGTATGGAAATGCAATTTGAGAGCTCACCTTCAACCTGCCCAGATATTCTCCAGCTTCTGTTTTACTTGTCTGGATATTTGTAAAGTGCAAGCAACATCTTACTAAAGATAAATATTGAACTATTGACATCTGTGCCATAATTTTTCACTTAAATAATGTTCCTTATTAAAATCTCTTTCACTGCCATCAAacttccttttttcttcttctttttttcccctttcctgCCAGATGATCTATCATGCTTTTCCCCCCTCTCAGTTGTATTAGTAATTATTTGTTAAACCATTGAGGACACCatctgaaaaatgtaaaatgatcaCAGTAGCAATATATTTGATGACAAACCATAACATAATACTACATTAAGAAATTagattttcttgttttttatatttatacaaattaaaaacattggcCTCTCAAGTTAAATGATCACATATGTTTAATGTTAAACACAAGGTGGCAGCATTTGGTGTGATATtgtcacttaaagggatagttcacccaaaaatcataattatattattaataactcaccctgatgtcgttccaaaccagttaGACCTCcgatcatcttcggaacacagtttaagatattttagatttagtccgagagctctcagtccctccattgaaactgtgtgtacggtatactgtccatgtccagacaagaaaaacatcatcaaagtagtccatgttacatcagagggtcagttagaattttttaagcatcgaaaatacattttggtccaaaatagcaaaaactatgacttaattcagcattgtcttctcttctgtgtctgttgtgagtgagttcaaaacaaagcagtttgtgatatccggttcgcgaacgaatcattcgatgtaacaggatctttttgaaccagttcaccaaattgaactgaatcgttttaaacggttcgcgtctccaataagcattaatccacaaattacttaagctgttaactttttaatgtggctgacactccctctgagttaaaacaaaccaatatcccggagtaattcatttactcaaacagtacactgacagaactgctgtgaagagaaaactgaagatgaacaccgagccgagccagataatgactctttcacgagtcaagaaccatttctgtcagacgcgtccgattcgagaaccgaggagctgatgatactgcgcatgtgtgattcagcgtgaagcagaccgacacacagagcatctgaaccgaactgattcttttggtgattgattcagaactgattctgtgctattGATATGAGCCCAGGttaaccgaaggcttgaatcaagggcaatcatcaccaatgatgccattacgtcgagcgcaaaagaaccggtgaaccgttttcttcaactggtttattgaatggaactgtccgaaagaactactggtgatctgaaaaccgcagcaaccggttcttgactcatgaacgagtcatttatcttcagttctctcttcacagcagtttaaTCAATGTACTTTTTCTTAAAGAAGTTAACAGCTtatgtcatttgtggattaatgcgtattggagatgcgaaccatttaaaacgattcagttcgatttggtgaactggttcaaaaaggtccagttacatcgaatgattcgttcgcaaaccggatatcaaaaactgctttgttttgaactgtcttacaacagacacggaagagaagacaaggctgaataaagtcgtagttttggctatttttggaccaaaatgtattttcgatgcttcaaaatattctaactggacatggacagtatactgtacacacagtttcaatggagggactgagagctctcagactaaatctaaaatatcttaaactgtgttccgaagataaatggaggtcttacgggtttggaacgacctcAGGGTGAGTTATcaatgacataattatgatttttgggtgaactatccctttaattatttatatatatatatatatatatatatatatatatatatatatatagagagagagagagagagagagagagagagagagagagagagagagagagagagagagagagagagagagagagagagagtatgccTTATAGCAAAGAAGATGAAGAATTATAAAGGATAATTAGAAGAGTAGCctaaagtttgaaaaaaaaaaaaaatgctgaaataccAAAGATTGACTTAAGATTTAAAGCTGTTCTAAAGCTTAAAATATGAAGATTTGAACAAACTTCCACGTATTTTCAATTGAAAATTGTTGTAGGCTATTTTACCAAATTGGGAATCTTTTCAGGCCTTCACTAAATAAGGTTTTGCCCTAGGTACTTGAGTAAAATTCAGACACaatctatacatttatttttttacatctgtGGTCACCAAACTCTGCCAAACTGCCTCTACTCAAACTCTGTTTAATCCAGTTCCCAGTTTAGATAAGTCGCATCATTCCAAAattacgtcatgacgaggaaaaaaactaGAAGtcccatttatttagaaccaagaaccaagagaaaacagccGCGagaggagcactgagcagcatagagcgccctctcgtggctgtttctcttggttcatgtcaaattcaatttgataaataagtcgtacctgactataaatcgcaggaccagcaaaacaatgaaaagaagtgcgactttagtcagttaaaaacctcataatcatgaaagtatagttattttatcacactgtCCCATGGTTAACAAAATAcctgaaaaattacacgcatgcgaagtatcatcagttcatcggttcatctcaagaaacggttttcggttcagtgtactggtgaccCGAAacccgatgcaaccggttcttgttctcgagtcaagaaccggttgcatcggtgggCGTgttccagcagtgggcgtgttcgttcgttatctggctctgctcgggGTTCATTCAGTTCCCTCTCCACAGCAGTTCAGTTAGTGTACTGTTTGAGcaaattaattactctgggatattggtttgttttagctCAGATGGAGTGtctgtcacattaaaaaagttaacagcttaagtcttttttggattaatgcgtattggagacgtgaaccgtttaaatcgattcagttcgatttagtGAACTTGTTCCACCGGTTCACTATGAAGAAGTCGACATCACTACCGCCAACAGAGGACGCTGTTTGACTTGGCTCATCATCTCGGAAAGTAACTCCGAGCTCATCTGCTCTGAGAATTCAATCGCACGCTTTGTTGATGCGAGATTAAACTGGTGAGAGCAGTAGAGTAGTGTTACTGTATCCGCTCTGCTGTTGTAGTTTTGTAAGAGAGGAGAGAGGTCACTTGATTTACATGAACGTGACTGTGACAGCGTGGAGCGTCTCCAAACCAAACTGCTGCTTGGTCTCAGGTCTGTGAGAATAAAAAGCGATTTTCGGGAGTGAGGGGTCAAGTTAAAAGTCGCAAATGTTTTGTCGAAATCAGACAGCGAGAGCGACTATCGCTCGGGGCTCCGCGCTGGAGATGGAGATCCGCCGTGGAAAGTTCAGACAAAGTGTTTTCATGGAAACCCCGCAGGTAAGTGAAGCCCCGGTCATCACTCTGTCCAGAGGCTCAGCTGGACTCTAGGAACTCTGCTAAGTGTACTCTGTTTTACATTATTAATGGTATTTATTTTGGGGTGTTATATCAAATCAGGTTTTTTCTAATttgtatcaatttatttatttatttttattgatgatAGTATACGAAATACGACATGCAGTGTACGAAGACGTAATCTGTTGATTAACATACAaacagaataaattacataatgctTGAATGACGTGATGCTTTGTATTGTCCGGATTGGTGGCTTATGAGGCTTTAAGTCAAAAGTGTCTAGGTGGTGTAACTTCTCCTGggagtgtaaaaaataaatttgaaatcatCTTGGCATAAGCAGTTTGGCAAAGTCTTCTATAGTTCTttctataaacaacaacaacaacaaaaaaccgtACAGTAAAAAATTCAGATAAGTCTTGCGCAATGCAACATACAGGaagttattttgtacattttgaaccCCTATGACTTGATCCAGACTGAGTGTCAagtttgttaaattaaaaaataaattaattcaaaataataaagttttatatatatatatatatatatatatatatattatattatatatatatatatatatatatatatatatatatatataatttatttatttcgaaAAGGCATAAGaatgcaataatattaaataatttagtaagaaaaataaagaaataaaaaaataactccgTGCTTGGTAAGAAACAATTTCATGTAATCTAGATTACGTAATCGGAGTAGTCTGAATATATTACctgaaatgtgtaatgtaattgaTTGttaagaatttacatttttggcatGTAATTTGGAATCGGTAATgaactacaatttgtaagtaatcacATCTTGCCCAGCGCTGCCTATGCTTTCTACCTTGAAAATATGTTAACTTAAAACAATTGATATATCTTTTATAAGAATTAAAtacttgatggttacaccacTTGACATCTTAAgtcattaaaacaacattttcttcaaaatcggtctaaatgttttatttatttatttatttaatgtgtgaAACAAACATAAACAGAAAGACTGAATTTCCAAAAGCTTTGCACAGATGTTTCAGTATATATTTCTCCTTTCTTATAATTTCTGACATGcttatttgttattgtcctcaAGTAAACATGATCTTATCAAACACTGCAGTTAATCCCTTGCATTCTTTTAAGGGGAAAGGGCTTCATGGCATCTGTATATGATTATCCCAGAGTAGGTTGAGTTAAAAGAGAACTCTGTCTAACCCCTAATTATTTTTATACGTAGCCTGCTGTGGTGAGATGGAAAGAAGCATGGTTGGTTCCGAGTGTGCCTGGTGGATGTGTAGAGTCCCAGTGGCAGCTCTAAATTCTTCATTCTGCTGTGGTGACAATATATTCAACTTTCCGGGATCTTAAATCATGTGCATATCGTATCCTAAATGTACAGGAAAAATCACATGCTCTGTGTCACAGCTTTTGGTTCAGTTATTGTTTATAGCAATGGTTCTCAACTAGTTTTCTCACCAGAGGACCTCAGCGAACTTGTGAATGGCCTAAAGATgacttaaaatgataaaaacaataaaataaactaaaacaaatataaaatcaagatatttaatattttattccctGAACACCTGTTATTTCCTTTAAAAACCATTCAAGTCTaggaaaaccaagaaaaaaaaaatatttaaactgcaTGGCcatttttatgaataatatgTACCTGTATTGTGCTAGTTATggtaaactttattttatagtgtaagacttttatttatttatttatttatttttatcctaaACTCCCCAAACTTCTCTAATCCTTAAatgaaattatttgtattttatttccattcaataaataagttttcattcaatattcaagttttttttcttgAACTGCTGTAATCTGAGTTTGCATATTTCTATCGCTGATCAGATTTGCCCACTAGCCCATATCAGTATCATTTAGGCACTAAATGTGCTTTCTAATTCAGCCCTTCATTCAAGATGCATGTGATTTCCCTCAAGTCATTGTGTGCTTTGATCAAAAGCCATAAAGACGCCCCAGTACCCCTCTGACATCATATTAAGCCCTTTAGACTGGATGAGATGTATTCTGCTGTTTGATGTCTTCATCGAGGCTGCTGATTGGAAATCAATATGGCTTGATGAGAATCTTTTTAATGAGATTTTCTTACCTTTGCTCGCACACGCAGTGACCTGATTGAACTTTACAATATCTTGCCCCATTTTGTGTGAAACAGGCTGTGTGTGAAGACTCAGGTGAAGCAATTAGCGAGCAGTAGAAAGAAGGAATATTGCTGGCTCTAGACTTAAAAGCATTAATGGAAAACTTGGCTCACAGATCTTGagtaatgactttatttaatCCAGATGGTAAAACTTTGCTGTGCAGtgtgcgcttttttttttttttaattgcaactgCTGCAAATTGCTACATTTTATATGGGTTATGCTCTGTCATGCCAGTTGCCATTGAAATCACACTGTCGTTTTTAGATTTGCTTAGTTTGCATTCTTTTGGTTTGCTTACAACATGGTCcattaaaaccacagtgtttgCCTGCTGAGGACTCTGCCACATATAGATTTCCTTGAAGGAAGTTAAAAGTGATGTAGGTTACACACCACCAGACACACCCTTCCACCCACAGCGCCTGCTTCTTTCCTAACGGAGTTCTGCTTAATTCACTCTGTACTGGATTCTCCAAAAGGATTGCTCAATAGTATTGATGCTGCTAAGAAAAAATGTACCTCGTACCTAAAGCATTGCTTTGCTTAGACATGTATTATGTCTATTTCCTGC includes the following:
- the smn1 gene encoding survival motor neuron protein 1 isoform X2, which produces MANGAEEIVFRRGTDQNALKGEGNVTPHKKENPGKKRKNNKKSKSRKRCNAAPDKEWQVGDSCYAFWSEDGSLYAATISSIDQEKGTCVVFYTDYGNEEEQNLCDLLTEASDLDEDTQKTADVRETESSTEESDRSFTPQKSGHQNHKPKGRSPMGPPSWVPGFPPGPPPGPHFQKMDGRRSEGPGAFFPGWPPMIPPGPPMIPPPPPMSPDSLEDDEALGSMLISWYMSGYHTGYYLGLKQGRREAAASKKSHRK